A genomic region of Vibrio ziniensis contains the following coding sequences:
- a CDS encoding AAA family ATPase produces the protein MKREQTIDNLYKLAEQTQQVQSDRIEIVLEERREEHFPPMSKALMETRSGLTRRKLDDAIAKMEEAGHQFTKNNANHYSISLSEAHMLMDAAGIPKFHERKKNTENKPWIINVQNQKGGTGKSMTAVHLAACLALNLDKRYRICLIDLDPQGSLRLFLNPQISVTEHSNIYSAVDIMLDNVPEDVEVDKEFLHKNVLLPTQYPNLKTISAFPEDAMFNAEAWQYLSQNQSLDIVRLLKDKLIDKIGEDFDIIMIDTGPHVDPLVWNAMFASNALLIPCAAKRLDWASTVNFFQHLPTVYEMFPDDWKGLEFVRLMPTMFEDDNKKQVSVLTEMNYLLGDQVMMATIPRSRAFETCADTYSTVFDLTVSDFEGGKKTLATAQDSVQKSALELERVLHSHWTSLNQG, from the coding sequence ATGAAAAGAGAACAAACAATCGATAATCTCTACAAGCTCGCCGAACAAACACAACAGGTGCAGTCTGACCGTATTGAGATTGTTTTAGAAGAACGCCGCGAGGAACACTTTCCTCCGATGTCAAAAGCATTGATGGAAACTCGCTCTGGTTTGACTCGACGTAAGTTAGATGACGCAATTGCGAAAATGGAAGAAGCTGGTCACCAGTTCACTAAGAACAATGCTAACCACTACTCTATCTCTTTATCTGAAGCTCATATGTTGATGGATGCTGCGGGTATACCTAAGTTCCATGAAAGAAAGAAAAATACAGAAAACAAGCCGTGGATTATCAACGTACAAAATCAAAAAGGTGGTACGGGTAAATCAATGACAGCGGTTCATTTGGCAGCGTGTTTAGCTTTAAATCTAGATAAACGTTACCGTATCTGCCTAATTGACTTGGATCCACAAGGTTCCTTGCGTTTATTCTTAAATCCACAAATCAGTGTTACGGAGCACAGCAACATTTATTCTGCAGTGGATATTATGTTGGATAATGTTCCTGAAGATGTAGAGGTGGATAAGGAGTTTCTGCATAAAAATGTGTTACTTCCAACTCAATATCCGAACTTAAAGACAATTTCAGCATTCCCTGAAGATGCTATGTTCAACGCTGAGGCGTGGCAGTACTTATCTCAAAATCAGTCTTTAGATATCGTTCGATTACTTAAAGACAAGCTGATTGACAAAATCGGTGAAGATTTCGATATCATCATGATTGATACTGGTCCCCACGTTGATCCATTAGTATGGAATGCTATGTTTGCTTCAAATGCTTTGCTTATTCCTTGTGCAGCTAAGCGCCTGGACTGGGCTTCAACAGTCAATTTCTTCCAGCATTTGCCTACGGTGTATGAAATGTTCCCAGACGATTGGAAAGGATTGGAATTCGTGCGTTTAATGCCGACTATGTTCGAAGATGACAATAAGAAGCAGGTTTCAGTGCTAACTGAAATGAACTATCTGTTGGGTGATCAAGTGATGATGGCCACGATTCCGCGTAGCCGAGCATTCGAAACTTGTGCAGATACCTATAGCACTGTATTTGATTTGACTGTGAGTGATTTTGAAGGCGGTAAGAAGACTCTCGCCACTGCTCAGGACTCCGTTCAGAAAAGCGCATTAGAGCTTGAGCGTGTACTACACAGTCACTGGACTTCACTAAATCAGGGGTAA
- a CDS encoding ParB/RepB/Spo0J family partition protein, producing MAIKTSDLNAKLFGKVDKRRATTPKEAQSAAKAQAQVIELAVAGEQLVTFELIRIPAAEVEAKTKIFAANAREQSFLNEHALSDILTTLRERGQQYPAVGRRMADGMIEVLDGSRRRMSCILAEKEFLVYVADDINAEHAKFLSDVANAHKPLSLYEKGKEMQAKLDSGEAEDQKALAKMFQCSEALVSGALKAAALPLELLQAYPNVVELGRPTIVKLHKQFNELSENQRSELLNKCHEDNGFIWQRCQSQGVARITKEVTETIEEWIHNLVPPKRSASSSVDLIKGRVSYARKGNNLTLSLKKIDDTLMKDILEFLESKID from the coding sequence ATGGCAATTAAGACATCTGACCTGAATGCAAAATTGTTTGGTAAAGTTGACAAACGCCGCGCAACTACGCCTAAAGAAGCACAGTCTGCGGCAAAAGCTCAGGCGCAAGTTATTGAGCTAGCTGTTGCCGGTGAGCAACTGGTGACGTTTGAACTTATACGAATCCCTGCTGCTGAAGTAGAAGCTAAAACTAAAATATTTGCTGCTAACGCCCGAGAGCAGAGCTTTCTAAACGAGCATGCACTTTCTGATATTCTCACTACGCTTCGTGAACGTGGACAACAATATCCGGCTGTTGGTCGCCGTATGGCGGACGGCATGATAGAAGTGCTTGATGGTAGCCGCCGTCGCATGTCATGTATCTTGGCTGAAAAAGAGTTTCTTGTTTACGTAGCAGATGATATCAACGCAGAACATGCAAAATTTCTTTCTGATGTTGCTAATGCACATAAGCCACTTTCTCTTTATGAGAAAGGTAAAGAGATGCAAGCTAAGCTTGATAGCGGTGAAGCTGAAGACCAGAAAGCTCTGGCAAAAATGTTCCAGTGCAGTGAAGCATTAGTGAGTGGAGCACTGAAAGCTGCTGCATTACCACTAGAGCTGCTACAAGCTTATCCTAATGTTGTTGAACTAGGCAGGCCTACAATTGTTAAACTTCACAAGCAATTTAATGAGCTGAGTGAAAATCAACGTTCTGAATTATTGAATAAGTGCCACGAGGACAATGGTTTTATTTGGCAACGCTGCCAGTCACAAGGAGTGGCTCGAATCACCAAAGAAGTGACTGAAACTATTGAAGAGTGGATTCACAATTTGGTGCCGCCAAAACGTTCTGCTAGCAGCAGTGTTGATTTAATCAAAGGCCGTGTTAGCTATGCTCGCAAAGGCAATAATCTTACGCTCAGTCTTAAAAAAATCGACGATACTTTGATGAAGGATATACTCGAGTTTTTGGAAAGCAAAATCGACTAA
- a CDS encoding ABC transporter substrate-binding protein — protein MKTFIKGLVLAATIGSAQVSAEMQTLNVYAWGGYLPETSLKKFEEQEGVTINYSTFENNESMYTKLKLLKGTGYDVVFASAYFIEKMGREGLLAELDHNQIPNMKDALPALLGQAHDPKNKYSLPYIFGVTGMSYNSSVLPEGVTHWAELWDKKYAQQVMLIDDIRDVFGMALKLNGYSINTKNEKEIEKAYQSLVALKDNVLLYNSDAPHVPYVSGEASVGMQWNGNAYQGQADMPELKFVFPKEGSVLWMDNFTIPSGSEHKALAHKFINFMYQADNQAEIVNSLGYASATTTGRALLPEELRNNTTIFPTDEDIANGEFINDVGPEALAIYEKYWQRLRN, from the coding sequence ACAATTGGCTCAGCTCAAGTAAGCGCAGAAATGCAGACTTTAAACGTTTATGCATGGGGTGGCTACTTGCCAGAAACTTCTCTTAAAAAATTTGAAGAGCAAGAAGGCGTAACAATTAACTACTCAACATTTGAGAACAATGAGTCAATGTATACCAAACTCAAGCTTCTTAAAGGTACTGGGTATGATGTTGTTTTCGCGTCAGCATACTTTATTGAGAAGATGGGCCGTGAAGGCTTACTTGCTGAACTAGATCACAACCAAATTCCAAACATGAAAGATGCTCTGCCAGCACTGCTTGGTCAAGCTCACGATCCTAAGAACAAGTACTCTCTACCATATATTTTCGGTGTAACAGGTATGAGCTACAACTCTTCAGTTCTTCCTGAAGGTGTAACTCATTGGGCTGAACTATGGGACAAAAAATACGCTCAACAAGTTATGTTGATTGACGATATCCGCGACGTATTCGGTATGGCACTGAAACTGAATGGTTACAGCATCAACACTAAAAACGAAAAAGAGATCGAAAAAGCTTACCAATCTCTAGTTGCTCTTAAAGACAATGTTCTTTTATACAACTCAGATGCACCACACGTACCTTACGTTTCTGGTGAAGCGTCTGTAGGTATGCAATGGAACGGCAATGCATATCAAGGTCAAGCAGATATGCCTGAGCTAAAATTCGTGTTCCCTAAAGAGGGTTCTGTATTGTGGATGGACAACTTTACCATTCCATCAGGCAGTGAACATAAAGCGCTGGCACACAAATTTATTAACTTCATGTATCAAGCAGACAACCAAGCTGAAATCGTTAACAGCCTAGGCTACGCTTCAGCAACAACTACTGGTCGAGCGCTACTACCTGAAGAATTGAGAAATAACACAACAATCTTCCCAACAGATGAAGACATCGCTAACGGTGAGTTCATTAACGACGTTGGTCCAGAAGCTCTAGCCATTTACGAAAAATACTGGCAACGCCTAAGAAACTAA